A stretch of the Aricia agestis chromosome 15, ilAriAges1.1, whole genome shotgun sequence genome encodes the following:
- the LOC121734213 gene encoding immediate early response 3-interacting protein 1, which translates to MLTLWNLFEATLLCLNAVCVLHEERFMQKMGWGAHSANQGYEDQSSIKFQILNLVRSIRTVTRIPLIFLNILTIIFKLILG; encoded by the exons ATGCTCACTCTTTGGAATTTATTCGAGGCAACATTATTATGCTTGAATGCGGTATGTGTTTTACATGAAGAAAGATTTATGCAGAAAA TGGGCTGGGGTGCACACAGTGCAAATCAAGGCTACGAGGACCAATCGTCAATTAAGTTTCAAATCCTAAATTTAGTGAGATCAATTAGAACAGTAACAAGAA ttcCATTGATATTCCTAAACAtactaacaataatatttaaattaatattaggaTGA
- the LOC121734211 gene encoding probable chitinase 10, producing the protein MARLIILSVVLPAVLLVVVKCSLAVNFGGLPYYTSWAEAVQNKSERCIANTVTRASCANMKGPGDMLMAHPDDCRLFYYCMSPILPPACRDCPFELHFNPTLRVCDWPYRAGCKVNKA; encoded by the exons ATGGCTCGCTTGATCATTCTTAGCGTTGTACTGCCAGCCGTGTTGCTGGTAGTGGTCAAATGCTCACTTGCTGTCAATTTTGGTGGTTTACCGTATTATAC TAGCTGGGCCGAAGCTGTTCAGAACAAAAGCGAGCGGTGTATCGCCAACACGGTGACTCGGGCGTCTTGTGCCAACATGAAGGGCCCAGGTGACATGCTGATGGCGCACCCTGATGACTGCCGCCTTTTCTACTACTGCATGAGTCCGATCCTGCCGCCCGCGTGCAGGGACTGCCCGTTTGAGCTGCACTTCAATCCGACCCTGCGCGTCTGCGACTGGCCCTACAGAGCGGGATGCAAAGTGAACAAGGCCTAA